A single genomic interval of Lathyrus oleraceus cultivar Zhongwan6 chromosome 7, CAAS_Psat_ZW6_1.0, whole genome shotgun sequence harbors:
- the LOC127101487 gene encoding protein EXORDIUM-like 3, whose amino-acid sequence MLKTFPIKSPPFTVVLSVSLVLLSFLLTAVPVSSYRPWPQNPEKNTTDYAFGTSKKYEGSSEFVKLRYHMGPVLTNIITVHTIWYGTWKRNQKKIIREFINSISAKNSPHPSVSGWWKTVMLYTDQTGSNISNTVQLGQEKNDRFYSHGKSLTRLSIQSVIKSAITAKTKPLPINSRSGLYLLLTADDVYVQDFCTSACGFHYFTFPSLVGYTLPYAWVGNSERFCAGQCAYPFAVPQFIPNVKPFKSPNGDVGVDGMISVIGHEIAELASNPLANAWYAGGDPSFPVEIADLCEGIYGTGGGGSYTGQVLDGHDGATYNMNGIRRKFLVQWLWSHVLNYCTGPNALDH is encoded by the coding sequence ATGTTGAAAACCTTCCCCATCAAATCACCACCGTTCACGGTGGTTCTTTCTGTCTCTCTCGTCCTTCTCTCATTCCTTCTCACGGCGGTTCCAGTTTCCAGCTACCGTCCGTGGCCGCAAAACCCCGAAAAAAACACAACAGACTACGCCTTCGGAACCTCCAAGAAATACGAAGGCTCATCGGAGTTTGTTAAACTACGCTACCACATGGGCCCTGTCTTAACCAACATCATAACCGTCCATACAATCTGGTACGGCACATGGAAACGCAACCAGAAAAAAATAATCCGCGAGTTCATAAACTCAATCTCCGCCAAAAACTCACCTCACCCCTCGGTTTCCGGTTGGTGGAAAACCGTTATGCTTTACACGGACCAAACCGGGTCCAACATCTCAAACACGGTTCAGTTAGGCCAAGAAAAAAACGACCGGTTTTACTCCCACGGGAAATCCTTAACAAGATTATCTATACAATCAGTAATCAAAAGCGCTATCACCGCCAAAACAAAACCGTTACCGATAAACTCACGAAGCGGTCTTTATCTACTTCTCACCGCAGATGACGTGTACGTTCAGGATTTCTGCACGTCAGCATGTGGTTTTCATTATTTCACTTTCCCTTCACTTGTTGGTTATACTTTACCTTACGCTTGGGTTGGGAATAGTGAGAGATTCTGTGCGGGACAGTGTGCTTATCCCTTCGCTGTTCCGCAGTTTATACCTAACGTGAAACCGTTTAAATCACCGAACGGCGACGTTGGAGTTGACGGAATGATAAGTGTTATTGGACATGAGATTGCTGAGCTGGCAAGTAATCCGTTAGCAAATGCTTGGTATGCTGGTGGGGATCCGAGTTTTCCGGTGGAAATAGCGGATTTGTGTGAGGGTATTTATGGAACTGGAGGTGGTGGATCTTATACAGGGCAGGTTTTGGACGGTCATGATGGTGCCACGTATAATATGAATGGGATTAGGAGAAAGTTTTTGGTTCAGTGGCTTTGGAGTCATGTTTTGAATTATTGTACTGGTCCTAATGCTCTTGATCACTGA